The Panthera tigris isolate Pti1 chromosome E3, P.tigris_Pti1_mat1.1, whole genome shotgun sequence genome segment ggGGCCTGTGCTGGAGGCGGGGCCTGAGGTTGGCAGGTGTGAGAGGATGCACCTTCGCGAAGGGGGCGGGGCCTCGCGGACTAGGCTTGAAGCCTGGCATGAGGCCTTCACTCTCAGGTAGGACTGGGGGTGAATCATGGCCAGGGGGTTCAGCTTGACGCGGGGTGAGGCGGGGGGCTCACAGGCCGCGCCCTCGTTCTTTTCCCCAGGGCGATGGTGCTTATCGTGCACGGCTTCCCTTCCGCCGTGGCCGCCCTTCGGGTAAGAAAGGAGACGGGGACGGTGGGAGAATGGGCTGGGGCTTCGGGCCTTCCCCTGGCGGCCCCCTTCCTGGGGCGTCCCTGAAGCCCCTACTCTCCGCCCGCAGTTCGAGTGGGCCTGGCAGCACCCGCAAGCCTCACGCCGCCTGGCTCACGTGGGCCCGCGCCTGCGCAGCGAGGCCGCCTTCGCTTTCCACCTACGCGTGCTGGCGCACATGCTGCGCGTGCCGCCTTGGGTGCGCCTCCCGCTCACCGTGCGCTGGCTGCGCGCCGACTTCCGGTGTGACCTCTGCCCACCGCCACCGCCGCACATGCCGCTGACCTTTGGGCCTCCGCCGCCCCGCGCCGCGGCCCCGAAGCGCCGCGCCGGACCCTTAGCTGACCTGGAGTCCGAGCCTGACCAAGATGCCGAGGCCTGCTGCGCCCTGTGCGCGCGCTCCTTCCAGGTGAGCGGCTCCACCTGGCCTTCAGGGTTCGGACGACTTGGGATCCAGCTGTTTATTGAGGGACCGCGCAGCCCACTGACACCTTTTGCCCTCGTTTCTCAAATGGGGATGAGCCTACTTGCTGCCATTCCTCAGAATCAGTACCCTTCTGCTCAGGGCCTGTGCCTTTCCCCTTTGACTGTAAGGCTCTTCCCTAGACTTTCCGTCTTTATTATAAAGTGccaccttccccttctccatgAAGTCTTCCTCGGCTCTCCATCTAAAACTGCAATTCTTTCTTGTAcacttccttgccttttttttttttttaaacctaaacaCTTATTGTTTAACATGCTAGGTGTTTTATTCATCTTGTCAGTTTCTCCCACCGCCCATACAAGGCCAGGTCTTGCTGACTGCTGTAGAAAAGGGTTGGGAAAACAGACAATACATATTTAACAGATTAACTGAAAGGATGGGCCTGACTTCTTCAGAGCTCTCGGGAAATGTAAATTGAGTACCTGCCATTCAGAGATTAAGTGACCTGCCTGAGGTCGGTTAGCTGGAAGAACTATAGGCCTGGCTGCAGTGGCCGTGCTGTGTATATAATCATTGCCCATGGGgcggccgggtggctcagtcggtcaggcgtccgacttcagctcaggtcatgatctcgcggtttgtgagttccagcccggcgttgggctctgtgctgacggctcggagcctggagcccgcttcggattctgtgtctctccatctgtcggcccctcccctgctcacgctccgtgtctgtctctcaataataaataaacgttaaaaaaatttaaaaaatatataatcactgCTCATGCTGAGAGGAAACTGATTAGCTTGGTCTCTGTGGGCAAGTGCTGTAACCTCTCCGTGCTTCAGTTTCATCTATAAAACGCAAATAGCAGTAGTATGTGCCTCACAGCATTGTTTAATGCAAAGCCCCTGGAACAGTATCTGGTCCATAGAAATTCTGAGTGTTTAGCTACTTCATTCCTCCCGCTTTTCTCTCTTACCTGCCTACCACCTCTGACAGGATGAAGAGGGCCCCCTGTGCTGCCCCCACCCTGGCTGCCGCCTCAGGGCCCACGTGATCTGCCTTGCAGAGGAGTTCCTGGAGAAGGAGCCAGGGCAGCTTCTGCCCCTAGAGGGTCAATGCCCTGGGTGAGTccagcacccctgccccagcctggcctACCTTTGGGAAGATGGTGTCGGTCGTCCAAGTCCAGGCCCAGGGCAGCCGAGTCCTTATCTTGGCACTCAGGGCCGAGCCTGGAAGAGGCTTGTGATCCTGACTGTGTCTCCTACCAACTGCACCCCTTGGTAGCTGTAAGAACTCACTGCTGTGGGGAGACCTGATCTGGCTGTGCCAGATGGGCAccgaggaggaagaagagaacttGGAATTAGAAGAGGTGAGAGGTGGCTTTGGCcccggcctccccctccccgccccacccccccaggctgCGTTTGACTGGTCCTCTTGTTTCCACAGGAACACTGGACAGACATGCTGGAGACCTGATCCTCGCCCACTGCTTGTTTGTGCCACTCCTGCGGGTCTGGGCGGTTTTTACTTGAGCACAATAAAGAGTCTTGAGTTAACGGAACTTCCTGGTGTTtgctgggggctggaggcagaggCCCTACCAGTCACTGGGGCCTGAAGagaagagcagaggcagggagaggctgcTGGCCTGTGTGGATGAGCCTCTCCTCTTTCTGGAGGCCCGGGTGCCTCAGCTGTCCCTAGCACGCTTCTGACATCACACAGTGCTTTGCTTGGGGGACACACTCTTGACTCAGAGCCCATCCAAATCCAGTGCCCAGCTTGACTCTGGACTTTAATACAAATAGGAAGGACAGAGGCCAAGAGTGCGGtggaggcgggggggcggggggatacTCTACCCCCATGGGGCCCCGTGGCTCTCTAAGCCCCAACTCCTTCTTGTCTCTGTCTGCAGAGCCCCTTCAGACCCAGTGAGAGAAAAGCACCTTCTGGGGGCCATGGTTCTTTTACCAACCATGAATGAATCTCCATGAAATCCCTTGGGAATCATGAAGCTGGACTCACTCCCAGGGTTATTAGACTCGgcattcttcctctcttttctgctCCACCCCAGACTCTGTCATGCTGCCCACCCACATTGCTCTGTACTGGCCTTGCTGTCAGAGGTCAAGAGTAACAGTTTTTAGAATCCCTGGGCTGCTGGGGGCCTGTGTGCCACCCCCAGCCTGAACCTTTGGCATCTCCAAGACTGGCCTGGAGCCAGCCAGGAAGGTGAGTGACCCTGCTCACGGGAGTGTCCCATTTTtcctctccaccctgccccctctCAACTGGCTGGATCCATTAGAAAAAGCTGTTGGTTGGCCCGCCCTGCAGGGGTGGAGTTTGGAAGGCAGGTCAGGAGCCAGGATTACAGctcaaaaaacccccaaaagacaaaaatgaaagctTATTGGGCTCTGTTGTCTAGATTCACTCTTATTTTCTGCATGCTAAACCCATATCTTGGATTTTCAGGTCAGTCTAAGCTTGGCTCTGGCTAAGGTGCTGAGGAGGGGAGCACAGGGGGGCCCTCCCACTCTAAACTCCACCCTTTCCTTCCTGGAGGACGGCCAGATCCCAGTGCTGGCTCCAGAGACCTCCCACTTTGGCCTTAGAAACGCTTCAGCTCAGAAAGCAAGTCTGTACTCCCCACAACTGCAGCCAGTAAGCCACAGCACAAAGGAGCCACAAGGCCAAGATCCAGAGAGGTGTGGTGAGTGctggggtgggctgggctggccaGACTTCCCTCACTTGGCGTCGCTAGCTCCTCTCTctccagatcctctctctctgctgctgcctCTGATAGCATGGCATCCTTGTGCTTTCCCTCGGGAAAGCAGTCTGCCAACTGCAACCCGGTCCGAAACCCCCTTCCGTGACTCCTCTCTTTTGCTCATCTACATCTCAGACTTTAGCCCCTAAAGGAAGCTCAGTTGCTCAGCTGGGTGTGTTTATCTCCGAGCCAAGATGGAGTGTGGTTGGACAAGTGGGGTCACAGGCTGGCCTTTGGGATGTTTCCACATGTGAGGGGCCCAAGGAGCTCCAGGGGACGACAGGGCGAGGAGGCCAGTGCAGTAGGCCAGGGGCTGAAGCAGGAAgtagtatgaaaaagaaaacaggcggGGACTTAGGACAGGCAGCCTCTAGAGTagttttctcaagtgcacactgGAATCTGGAGAGCTTCCCGAAAACTGGGATTGGGCCCCCAGAGTGATTTAACTGGATTGGGGTGTGGCCCCAAGCTCTGGGATTTTTCAGGCCCTTCAGGTGAAGGTGCAGCCGGCGTTGTGACCCTCTGCAGGTTACGTGTGGCTTTGGACCCCCGCCCCCGTCGCTCGCTAGCCTTGTGAGTGGGGGCAAGTCACCCAGCCTTCAGTCCCTTATCTTAAAGCAAAGGTTTCAGTAGATGGCATGTTGTGATGTTAAGGGAAGTAGGCTGCACTCTGGCCCCTGACGCAGCGGCATGGAGCTGGTCCCGGACACCTCACGCCCGCCACTGCAGTACGTGAAGGGGATCCCTCTCATCAAGTACTTTGCCGAGGCACTGGGGCCACTGCAGAACTTCCAGGCCCAGCCCGATGACCTGCTTATCAGCACCTACCCCAAATCCGGTAAGTGATGAGGGCCACCCACCCCTCTCCTGGGCCACAAGTCCCGCGTTGGGCCAGCAGGGGGCCACCCGCAGCCCTGTCCGCCTCCTCTTTCCCTGCTCTCCAGGCACCACCTGGGTGAGCGAAATCCTGGACATGATCTACCAAGGTGGCGATCTGGAGAAGTGTCGCAGGGCCCCCGTCTTTATCCGGATACCCTTCCTTGAGTTCAAGGCTCCAGGGATTCCCACAGGTGTGCAGTAGGGCTCTAGGGCCACGTGGAacggagggaggaggcaggactgGGCTCTAGCTCGGCAGACCTTTCCCTGCCCACGGCACAGGTATGGAGGTTCTGAAAGACACACCGGCCCCACGAATCATCAAGACGCACTTGCCCCTGGCCCTGCTCCCTCAGACCCTGCTGGATCAGAAGGTCAAGGTGAGTGGCAGAGGAAGCCATCCCAGTTTTGGTCCTGAGAGGAAGGTCTCATCTTAAGGCGGGAGGCTGTCTGCCCCATCCTGTGGTAGAAGTCGGTGAAAGTGAGCCTCCTCTGTGCAGAGCTGTGAAAGGCAGTCTTCTCTGCAGGCCTCCCCAGGCCCGCAGAGGAGGGGGCTGGTGACAGTGGGGCACGCCTGGTTCCAAATCTGGGTATGGCGGCACTGAGGGGATTAGATTAGCATCAAATAGGGTTCCAGGGACACAAACAAGTCAGCCTCTAAGCCAGTTTCCCCTCTGGTCAGACCAGGGATAACTTCCCTCGCAGGGATGCTGTGAAAGGTGGAACATCCAGTGCCTGGCTCACTGTGTGGTGatgatgcatgtgtgtgtgtgtgggggg includes the following:
- the SLX1A gene encoding structure-specific endonuclease subunit SLX1 isoform X3 translates to MGPEGDAARPGRFFGVYLLYCLNPRHRGRVYVGFTVNPTRRVQQHNGGRKKGGAWRTSGRGPWAMVLIVHGFPSAVAALRFEWAWQHPQASRRLAHVGPRLRSEAAFAFHLRVLAHMLRVPPWVRLPLTVRWLRADFRCDLCPPPPPHMPLTFGPPPPRAAAPKRRAGPLADLESEPDQDAEACCALCARSFQDEEGPLCCPHPGCRLRAHVICLAEEFLEKEPGQLLPLEGQCPGAEPGRGL
- the SLX1A gene encoding structure-specific endonuclease subunit SLX1 isoform X2, producing the protein MAASLRRLSFTAFSSSSADPDDEGVRGTCEDASRCKRAMVLIVHGFPSAVAALRFEWAWQHPQASRRLAHVGPRLRSEAAFAFHLRVLAHMLRVPPWVRLPLTVRWLRADFRCDLCPPPPPHMPLTFGPPPPRAAAPKRRAGPLADLESEPDQDAEACCALCARSFQDEEGPLCCPHPGCRLRAHVICLAEEFLEKEPGQLLPLEGQCPGCKNSLLWGDLIWLCQMGTEEEEENLELEEEHWTDMLET
- the SLX1A gene encoding structure-specific endonuclease subunit SLX1 isoform X1; its protein translation is MGPEGDAARPGRFFGVYLLYCLNPRHRGRVYVGFTVNPTRRVQQHNGGRKKGGAWRTSGRGPWAMVLIVHGFPSAVAALRFEWAWQHPQASRRLAHVGPRLRSEAAFAFHLRVLAHMLRVPPWVRLPLTVRWLRADFRCDLCPPPPPHMPLTFGPPPPRAAAPKRRAGPLADLESEPDQDAEACCALCARSFQDEEGPLCCPHPGCRLRAHVICLAEEFLEKEPGQLLPLEGQCPGCKNSLLWGDLIWLCQMGTEEEEENLELEEEHWTDMLET
- the SLX1A gene encoding structure-specific endonuclease subunit SLX1 isoform X4, with the protein product MHLREGGGASRTRLEAWHEAFTLRAMVLIVHGFPSAVAALRFEWAWQHPQASRRLAHVGPRLRSEAAFAFHLRVLAHMLRVPPWVRLPLTVRWLRADFRCDLCPPPPPHMPLTFGPPPPRAAAPKRRAGPLADLESEPDQDAEACCALCARSFQDEEGPLCCPHPGCRLRAHVICLAEEFLEKEPGQLLPLEGQCPGCKNSLLWGDLIWLCQMGTEEEEENLELEEEHWTDMLET